A window of the Acidimicrobiales bacterium genome harbors these coding sequences:
- a CDS encoding YbhN family protein: protein MGDPVELTEPPAPGDRGDHGKRHRSRWRRAWPFIRVIGGLALAGFAAWAVIGRKGELAGAASYLEDMDWVWLVVAIALEIGSIVAYGALQRQILLSGDLDLGLPSSTAITLAYNSLTNSLPGGVAWGSLFSYQQFRRRGADETLSVWAIIADNACAAVTLAALATVGLVVAGSQSSAGLGVVAPTFGVIVGIVVVVTIAWRRGLLRPVATGAVALAKRLTGRPRATPRAVVDRTFARLTAVTPSRRQWGIALTWAMANWVLDCGCLVAAFGVVGSPVPWRGVLLAYGAGQLAANLPITPGGLGVVEGSITIALVAYGGAEATTVAAVLVYRLLSFWASLPVGWGIAVVLEIHRRAGRGQADGGQSDLVRA from the coding sequence GTGGGCGACCCGGTAGAGCTCACCGAGCCCCCCGCTCCTGGCGACAGGGGCGACCATGGGAAGCGCCACCGGTCGCGGTGGCGACGGGCCTGGCCGTTCATCCGTGTCATCGGGGGGCTGGCGCTGGCCGGCTTCGCCGCGTGGGCCGTGATCGGGCGCAAGGGCGAGCTGGCGGGTGCCGCGTCGTACCTGGAGGACATGGACTGGGTATGGCTGGTGGTGGCCATCGCCCTCGAGATCGGCTCGATCGTCGCCTACGGCGCGCTCCAGCGCCAGATCCTCCTGAGCGGCGACCTCGACCTGGGGCTACCCAGCTCCACCGCCATCACCCTGGCCTACAACTCGCTGACCAACTCGCTGCCGGGCGGCGTCGCCTGGGGCAGCCTTTTCTCCTACCAGCAGTTCCGCCGCCGAGGAGCTGACGAGACCCTGTCGGTGTGGGCCATCATCGCCGACAACGCCTGTGCCGCCGTCACCCTGGCCGCCCTGGCGACCGTGGGCCTCGTCGTGGCGGGCTCGCAGAGCTCCGCGGGCCTCGGTGTCGTCGCGCCGACCTTCGGCGTGATCGTCGGGATCGTCGTGGTGGTGACCATCGCCTGGCGGCGGGGGCTCCTCCGGCCGGTGGCGACCGGCGCTGTCGCGCTGGCGAAGCGGCTCACGGGTCGGCCCCGGGCGACGCCCCGGGCGGTGGTGGACCGAACCTTCGCCCGGCTCACGGCGGTGACGCCCAGTCGCCGCCAGTGGGGGATCGCCCTGACGTGGGCGATGGCCAACTGGGTGCTCGATTGCGGCTGCCTGGTCGCCGCCTTCGGTGTCGTCGGCTCGCCGGTTCCCTGGCGCGGCGTGCTGCTGGCTTACGGAGCGGGCCAGCTGGCAGCCAATCTTCCCATCACGCCGGGCGGCCTCGGCGTCGTGGAGGGCAGCATCACCATCGCCCTCGTGGCCTACGGCGGGGCCGAGGCGACCACTGTGGCCGCCGTTCTCGTGTACCGGCTGCTCAGCTTCTGGGCGTCGTTGCCGGTGGGGTGGGGGATCGCCGTCGTGCTGGAGATCCACCGTCGAGCGGGCCGCGGCCAGGCTGATGGGGGAC
- a CDS encoding TIGR03668 family PPOX class F420-dependent oxidoreductase: MNELEAHRRLAEARVARLATADRLGQPHVVPICFALDGDRLYSAVDHKPKRGTRLRRLDNLRANPAASVLADHYEEDWDRLWWVRADGVATVLEPEDAQAGEERGRAVALLARKYDQYADRAPGGAVISLALQSWRSWATR; the protein is encoded by the coding sequence TTGAACGAACTGGAGGCTCACCGGCGGCTGGCCGAAGCTCGCGTCGCCAGGCTCGCCACCGCCGACCGGCTCGGCCAACCGCACGTCGTGCCCATCTGCTTCGCCCTCGACGGCGACCGCCTCTACTCGGCGGTGGACCACAAGCCCAAACGAGGCACGCGCCTGCGTCGCCTCGACAACCTGCGGGCCAACCCGGCGGCGTCGGTCCTGGCCGACCACTATGAGGAGGACTGGGACCGACTTTGGTGGGTACGGGCCGACGGGGTGGCTACGGTGCTCGAGCCCGAGGACGCGCAGGCAGGTGAGGAGCGAGGCCGGGCCGTGGCGCTGCTCGCCCGCAAGTACGACCAGTACGCCGATCGAGCGCCCGGCGGCGCCGTGATCTCGCTCGCCCTCCAGTCGTGGCGATCGTGGGCGACCCGGTAG